The genomic stretch CTGGTATACCATTGTACACAAAGCTCAACTAATGTTTCAGATGGGTGTTCTGTTCACATTATTCGTTTTACTTGACAATTCTTCAGTAACATTAGCCAGACCCAGCTGACTTTATTTATGTTGGTGGTTTTAAAGGCATAAGTAAATACTTTCCGAATTCATCGACCGTGTCCACTGCTACGCATGCGTGTACCGCCCCTTGTTTTCCCAGAAACACAGACTCGTCTTTGATTGGATAAATCGGCTGGTGCCAGATATCTGCATGAATTTGGACACCGAAACTTCCATCGAAATAAAACGCGACAAAGTCTTCCATTTTTATATCATCCCCAGGCAGGGCAAGCAGCGCAACAAAAGGATCTTTATCCTTCGGGAAGAAAACTTGACCTCCATCTGGGTGATAGTTTGCCTCTCTGACGAGCACGTGTGTCCGATCTGAAGGTGGAATATTTTTTGGCAGTCTACCAGTTATAAAATCTCCGTCTTCTGTATCGTCAGTTACCATTGACTGATCTCCGACCCATTTGTACGTCAATTCATCATTAATTAGACCACCGAGTGTACCCGTGCCGGGACACAGTGTACGCCAGCCTGAAACGATGTTATACATTAATTTCATAAGCACTCATAAGCAAATATTTTGCTTAGATTATTTCCAAAGTTCGTATTTCATTTCATGATAATGCGTTTCAATGTATTTTTAGATTGAAACGGAAACACATACATAATGACCTAATGGC from Mercenaria mercenaria strain notata chromosome 16, MADL_Memer_1, whole genome shotgun sequence encodes the following:
- the LOC123540560 gene encoding ureidoglycolate lyase-like, yielding MSRCASYEDAHDPKYGEPFPVPIVMATADALKGYGTIVTDFENEDVEITPWPVKGWRTLCPGTGTLGGLINDELTYKWVGDQSMVTDDTEDGDFITGRLPKNIPPSDRTHVLVREANYHPDGGQVFFPKDKDPFVALLALPGDDIKMEDFVAFYFDGSFGVQIHADIWHQPIYPIKDESVFLGKQGAVHACVAVDTVDEFGKYLLMPLKPPT